From Primulina tabacum isolate GXHZ01 chromosome 2, ASM2559414v2, whole genome shotgun sequence, one genomic window encodes:
- the LOC142537205 gene encoding uncharacterized protein LOC142537205, whose protein sequence is MAADTSSSLKIIVQRNPSESQLSELGIKSWPKWGCSPGKYQLKFDAQETCYLVRGRVKVYPKNSSTDQGTVEFGAGDLVIIPKGLSCTWDVSVAVDKHYTFDASSPPSSSS, encoded by the exons ATGGCGGCAGACACCTCAAGTTCACTGAAGATAATCGTCCAAAGAAACCCTTCGGAGTCTCAACTTTCTGAACTGGGCATCAAATCTTGGCCAAA ATGGGGTTGTTCTCCGGGGAAATACCAGCTGAAATTCGATGCACAGGAGACATGCTATTTAGTGCGTGGAAGAGTGAAGGTTTACCCCAAGAATTCGAGCACAGATCAAGGGACTGTGGAATTCGGAGCCGGGGATCTTGTGATTATACCAAAGGGTTTGAGCTGCACTTGGGATGTATCTGTTGCTGTTGATAAACACTACACTTTTGATGCATCTTCTCCTCCATCTTCTTCctcataa
- the LOC142522370 gene encoding photosystem II reaction center Psb28 protein-like — MATLQSMAFCFPSSNSLSNQSRSIPVSLCGSVHSSLNSSFNGLCLHLPQLCFAKQRQGQSISTLSIMMVKPTIQFIQGTDEQTIPDVRLTKSRDGTNGMAIFTFTEPSVFDSASIVGDITGFYMIDEEGVIQSVDVNAKFVNGKPAGIEAKYIMRTPREWDRFMRFMERYSNQNGLSFIKK, encoded by the exons ATGGCGACTCTGCAGTCAATGGCTTTCTGTTTTCCTAGCTCTAACAGTTTGAGCAACCAATCTCGCTCAATTCCAG tcTCATTGTGTGGAAGTGTTCACTCGAGTTTGAACTCATCTTTCAATGGACTGTGTTTGCACCTACCACAATTGTGCTTTGCAAAACAAAGACAGGGGCAAAGCATCTCTACACTGAGCATAATGATGGTGAAACCAACAATTCAATTCATTCAAGGGACTGACGAACAGACAATCCCAGATGTGAGGCTAACGAAGTCAAGGGATGGAACTAATGGAATGGCAATATTCACATTCACTGAACCTTCTGTTTTTGACTCAGCTAGTATTGTTGGTGATATAACCGGTTTCTACATGATTGACGAGGAAGGAGTGATCCAATCAGTTGATGTTAATGCCAAGTTTGTGAATGGGAAACCCGCGGGGATAGAGGCTAAGTACATCATGCGAACCCCACGAGAGTGGGACAGGTTCATGAGATTTATGGAGCGTTATTCCAACCAGAATGGATTGTCCTTCATAAAAAAGTGA
- the LOC142522374 gene encoding bifunctional TH2 protein, mitochondrial-like: MGSFELQVSDEGGIAKRLWKKFKNERALALYSPFAVCLASGTLNPTSFIHCISQDVYFLQAFAHAYELAEEYVDDEEDKEAIAGLRKRVMKRFRNQDSLIREWGFEPPKDRTCDAATVKYTEFLAETASGKVGEEKFSVKFVTPFEKTKLAAYTLCVISPCMRLYSFISKEIQARLDPDDGEHIYKKWLNSLSSVKFEASASRIEDLLDKLCVSLTSEELDIVERLYHRAMKLELDFIWAQSSVQQSIVPFSRLLNNVEDNLILFCDFDLTCTAIDSSALLAEIAIITTTNGSGPLPFTDIRTTWSDLFSQYVEEYQQCVESIILEAGIDKSFQAEGLDYEGLFKALEKISDFEKRANARLIHSNALKGLKLSDIKRAGERLDFQDGCKKFFQNVVEDKNCATKVHVLSYCWCSDLIRSAFSSGSLNAVNIFSNDLVYQESISTGGMIMKMESPIDKLQAFNDITSKNNGRPLKIYIGGSLGDLLCLLEADIGIVIDLSTSLKSIANHFGVSFIPLFSGLISKQRELAESGSINRKGKSSTLYTVSNWDEIYAFFLGQ, from the exons ATGGGAAGTTTCGAATTGCAGGTGTCGGATGAAGGAGGGATAGCGAAGAGGCTGTGGAAAAAGTTCAAGAATGAGAGGGCTTTAGCTCTTTACAGCCCTTTTGCAGTTTGCTTGGCTTCGGGAACTCTGAACCCCACGTCTTTTATTCATTGCATCTCTCAAGATGTCTACTTTCTTCAGGCTTTTGCTCATGC TTACGAATTGGCAGAGGAATATGTAGATGACGAGGAGGATAAGGAAGCCATTGCCGGGTTGAGAAAACGCGTCATGAAGAGGTTTAGGAACCAAGATTCGCTTATTCGT GAATGGGGATTTGAGCCGCCCAAAGATAGGACATGCGATGCTGCAACAGTGAAATACACAGAATTCTTGGCCGAAACAGCCTCAGGAAAAGTTGGAGAGGAAAAATTCTCTGTCAAATTTGTTACACCTTTTGAAAAGACAAAACTTGCTGCTTATACATTGTGCGTGATTTCACCATGCATGAGGCTCTACAGCTTCATTAGTAAGGAGATCCAGGCTCGTCTAGACCCTGATGATGGTGAGCACATCTACAAGAAGTGGCTCAACAGTCTTTCTTCTGTAAAATTTGAG GCATCAGCTTCAAGAATTGAAGACTTGCTGGATAAACTATGTGTTTCTTTAACCAGTGAAGAACTAGATATTGTAGAAAGACTTTACCATAGAGCTATGAAACTCGAGTTGGACTTCATCTGGGCTCAATCAAGTGTTCAGCAAAGCATAGTTCCTTTCTCAAGACTCCTCAACAATGTTGAAGACAACCTCATCTTATTTTGCGACTTTGACTTGACTTGTACTGCTATTGATTCCTCTGCCCTTTTAGCTGAGATTGCAATAATCACAACGACCAATGGTTCTGGACCACTGCCATTCACGGATATTCGGACTACATGGAGCGATCTTTTCAGCCAGTATGTAGAAGAATATCAACAATGTGTAGAAAGCATCATTCTTGAGGCAGGAATTGATAAATCTTTCCAAG CTGAGGGACTTGACTATGAAGGTCTATTTAAAGCACTGGAGAAAATATCTGACTTCGAGAAGAGGGCTAATGCAAGACTGATTCATTCTAATGCACTGAAAGGATTAAAACTATCAGACATAAAACGAGCTGGTGAGCGCCTCGATTTTCAGGATGGCTGTAAAAAATTCTTCCAGAATGTTGTGGAAGATAAAAATTGTGCTACCAAAGTTCACGTTCTGTCATACTGCTGGTGCAGTGATCTAATTAGGTCTGCCTTTTCATCAG GTAGCCTAAACGCGGTGAACATATTTTCAAATGACTTGGTGTACCAAGAATCTATTTCCACTGGTGGCATGATCATGAAGATGGAGAGTCCCATAGACAAGCTTCAAGCATTTAATGACATTACCAGCAAGAATAACGGTAGGCCCTTGAAAATCTACATCGGAGGTTCACTTGGTGATTTGCTTTGCTTGTTAGAAGCAGATATTGGCATTGTCATTGACTTGAGTACCAGTCTGAAGAGTATTGCGAACCATTTTGGTGTTTCTTTCATTCCATTGTTCTCTGGTTTGATAAGTAAACAGAGAGAACTTGCAGAGAGTGGCTCTATAAATCGCAAGGGAAAGTCTAGTACTCTATATACAGTCTCTAACTGGGATGAAATATATGCATTCTTTTTGGGGCAATAG
- the LOC142522361 gene encoding subtilisin-like protease SBT1.2, which translates to MEAKFRHILLTLLLGFFLSSHAQNLQTYIVQLHPEGLSRSSFTSRFHWHLSLLENSVYSEEDLSSRFLYSYSSAIEGFAAQLSPLEVETLKKSQEVLAVRPDRRLEIQTTYSYKFLGLSPTRERGAWMKSRYGRGAIIGVLDTGIWPESSSFDDQGMDPIPQKWKGICQEGQDFSTSNCNKKIIGARYFSKGHHIASLISSPNTLVEYMSARDSHGHGTHTASTAGGAPVPMADVLGNGAGEARGMAPGAHVAIYKVCWYSGCYSSDILAAIDAAIRDGVDVLSLSLGGFPVPLYEDTIAIGSFRAMQHGISVICAAGNNGPIQNSVANEAPWITTVGASTLDRRFPAVVRLGNGKFLYGESMYPWIGSPGAEKVLELVYFEGGNKGSGFCLKGSLPVAKVKGKMVVCDRGINGRAEKGQIVKEAGGAGMILANTEVNLEEDSVDVHVLPATLIGSEESYQLKSYINSTRRPKARIIFRGTIIGKSRAPAVAQFSSRGPSFTDPSILKPDMIAPGVNIIAAWPQNLGPSALPEDLRRVNFTVMSGTSMACPHVSGLAALIHSAHPKWTPAAIKSALITTADITDHQGKPIMDGDKPASLFAIGAGHVNPERAIDPGLIYDIQPNEHITHLCFLGYSRSDIFSITHKNVSCHEILQKNRGFSLNYPSFSVIFRPGALRKMFKRRLTNIGSANSIYSVEVTAPEGVSVKVRPQRLIFKQVNQTLSYKVWFISKKRMDIESTRFSQGYLTWVNHRTISYTVRSPIAVTWESRK; encoded by the coding sequence ATGGAAGCCAAGTTTCGGCACATTTTGTTGACCTTATTGCTGGGATTTTTTCTTAGTTCACATGCTCAGAATTTGCAAACCTACATTGTTCAGCTCCACCCTGAGGGGCTTTCGCGTTCTTCGTTTACCTCTAGGTTTCATTGGCACCTTTCTTTATTGGAAAATTCAGTTTACAGTGAAGAAGATTTATCCTCAAGGTTTCTGTACTCTTATAGTTCTGCCATTGAAGGATTTGCAGCTCAACTCTCACCGTTAGAGGTTGAGACGTTGAAGAAATCACAAGAAGTTTTAGCAGTGAGGCCGGACAGGAGGCTAGAGATTCAGACGACTTATTCCTACAAGTTCTTGGGGCTAAGTCCCACCAGAGAAAGGGGTGCTTGGATGAAATCAAGATATGGACGAGGGGCAATTATTGGTGTTCTTGATACCGGAATTTGGCCTGAAAGCTCGAGCTTTGATGATCAGGGGATGGATCCCATTCCACAAAAATGGAAAGGGATTTGCCAAGAAGGGCAGGACTTTAGTACTTCAAACTGCAACAAGAAAATCATTGGTGCCCGGTACTTCAGCAAAGGGCACCATATAGCTTCGTTGATATCATCGCCAAATACTTTGGTGGAGTACATGTCAGCTCGTGATTCCCATGGCCATGGGACCCATACAGCTTCCACCGCTGGGGGAGCTCCGGTTCCAATGGCTGACGTGCTTGGAAATGGAGCTGGTGAGGCTCGAGGAATGGCTCCTGGTGCCCACGTTGCCATATACAAAGTATGCTGGTACAGTGGCTGTTACAGCTCAGACATTCTTGCAGCAATAGACGCAGCAATCCGAGATGGCGTGGATGTACTTTCCCTTTCACTCGGTGGCTTTCCAGTTCCTCTATACGAGGACACCATTGCCATCGGAAGTTTTCGAGCGATGCAGCATGGAATTTCAGTCATCTGTGCAGCAGGAAACAATGGTCCAATTCAAAACTCGGTGGCCAATGAGGCTCCTTGGATAACCACAGTTGGTGCAAGCACACTTGACAGAAGGTTTCCAGCAGTAGTTCGACTGGGCAATGGGAAATTCTTATATGGAGAATCCATGTACCCTTGGATTGGATCTCCAGGTGCAGAGAAAGTGCTCGAGCTGGTATATTTCGAGGGTGGGAATAAAGGAAGTGGATTTTGCTTGAAAGGGTCTCTCCCGGTAGCAAAAGTTAAAGGTAAGATGGTAGTTTGTGACAGGGGCATAAATGGGAGGGCGGAGAAAGGTCAGATAGTGAAAGAAGCGGGCGGAGCAGGAATGATTCTTGCCAATACAGAAGTAAACTTGGAGGAAGATTCTGTGGATGTTCATGTCCTGCCAGCAACTTTGATCGGTTCTGAAGAGTCGTACCAGCTTAAAAGTTACATCAACTCAACTAGGAGACCAAAAGCTCGAATCATCTTCAGAGGAACCATCATTGGAAAATCTAGAGCTCCTGCAGTAGCTCAGTTCTCATCAAGAGGACCAAGTTTCACAGATCCTTCGATTCTCAAACCAGATATGATTGCTCCTGGGGTCAACATCATTGCAGCTTGGCCGCAAAATCTTGGCCCGAGCGCACTCCCAGAAGATCTGAGAAGAGTAAACTTCACAGTCATGTCAGGGACTTCCATGGCATGTCCCCATGTCAGTGGACTTGCAGCACTGATTCACTCAGCTCATCCAAAATGGACCCCAGCCGCCATCAAATCAGCACTGATCACTACTGCAGACATAACTGATCATCAGGGGAAACCAATAATGGATGGAGACAAACCTGCAAGTCTCTTTGCAATCGGAGCAGGACACGTGAACCCAGAAAGAGCAATTGATCCAGGATTGATATATGACATTCAGCCAAACGAGCACATAACTCATTTATGCTTTCTTGGATACAGCAGATCAGACATTTTTAGCATCACTCACAAGAATGTGAGTTGCCATGAAATTCTACAGAAGAACAGGGGTTTCAGCCTCAATTACCCCTCATTTTCCGTAATTTTCAGGCCAGGAGCACTAAGGAAAATGTTCAAAAGACGCTTAACAAACATAGGGAGTGCTAATTCCATTTATTCGGTGGAAGTGACAGCGCCTGAAGGGGTCAGTGTGAAAGTCAGGCCACAGCGCCTGATATTTAAACAGGTAAATCAAACTTTGAGTTACAAGGTGTGGTTTATATCCAAGAAAAGAATGGATATAGAGAGTACAAGGTTCAGTCAAGGGTATTTGACATGGGTGAACCACAGAACAATCTCTTACACAGTTCGGAGTCCTATCGCAGTGACATGGGAAAGCCGAAAATGA